In a genomic window of Helianthus annuus cultivar XRQ/B chromosome 10, HanXRQr2.0-SUNRISE, whole genome shotgun sequence:
- the LOC110882846 gene encoding uncharacterized protein LOC110882846 yields the protein METSNPDDPCKDVVIAVANITRAFKLSSLRKGYKIDDKVISPRIIEKPEKGEPQHKGSLILKNFKEKQEVYQSNIESLKQASQTHKTDSFIETTQLAENSKAEHDYTLNYRPDDMAENSKFIKEIATAAIDKTKLPQNVGKYNGLTDPDDHLQVFNGAGATGGWNLPTWCHLFAQTFVGASRIWFDSLPAGRIKSWVDFREKFLAHFSQQRRHTRDPADCLNIWRKDHESVEDFITRYNKECLEIGDVGEKMMRTHFMRVVKCDDLIKRVKGRDGGPKDWETFIEAAKTIAQTNKQLTGDDHRQRGYSSNDRHGRKGRGQPWKTSGHRERSPPREDARHTINQIAHRKEVKRENKEKQWTPLTKTPSEVLATENHQFKPPLQMRNKRGQDPNLFCEFHKDTGHLTDDCFSLKQEIERALRDGKLTHLVKGGKRDYRQIQRREEGPDNKKLRKLETHMVQGGPRRP from the coding sequence ATGGAAACCTCCAACCCAGACGACCCATGTAAGGATGTTGTCATAGCAGTGGCCAACATCACTCGCGCTTTCAAACTTAGCTCCCTTAGAAAAGGCTACAAAATTGATGATAAGGTGATTAGCCCGCGAATAATTGAGAAGCCAGAGAAGGGAGAACCCCAACACAAGGGAAGCCTCATCCTCAAAAATTTCAAGGAAAAGCAGGAAGTTTATCAATCCAACATTGAAAGTTTAAAACAAGCATCCCAAACCCATAAAACGGACTCCTTCATCGAGACAACGCAATTGGCTGAGAATTCAAAAGCAGAGCATGATTACACCTTGAACTATCGTCCAGACGACATGGCTGAGAATTCAAAATTCATCAAAGAGATCGCTACAGCCGCTATTGACAAAACGAAACTGCCACAAAACGTGGGCAAATACAACGGCTTGACAGACCCAGACGATCATCTCCAAGTTTTTAATGGCGCAGGAGCAACAGGGGGATGGAATTTGCCAACTTGGTGCCACCTGTTCGCTCAAACATTCGTTGGCGCATCGCGCATATGGTTCGACAGCCTGCCAGCAGGAAGAATCAAATCGTGGGTTGACTTCCGAGAGAAGTTCCTTGCACACTTCTCCCAACAGCGAAGACACACCAGAGACCCTGCTGATTGTTTAAACATATGGCGCAAAGACCACGAAAGCGTGGAGGACTTTATCACGAGGTATAACAAAGAATGTTTAGAAATTGGAGACGTGGGCGAGAAGATGATGCGCACGCATTTCATGAGGGTAGTCAAATGCGATGATCTAATCAAGAGAGTAAAAGGAAGGgacggaggacccaaagattgggaaacaTTCATTGAAGCAGCGAAAACCATTGCGCAAACAAATAAACAGTTGACCGGTGACGATCACCGTCAGCGAGGATACAGCTCTAATGACCGGCATGGCAGAAAGGGCAGAGGCCAACCATGGAAAACTTCCGGTCACAGAGAGAGAAGCCCCCCAAGAGAGGACGCGCGCCACACAATCAACCAGATAGCCCACCGGAAAGAGGTAAAAAGAGAAAACAAGGAAAAACAGTGGACTCCACTAACAAAAACCCCTTCCGAGGTCTTAGCCACTGAGAATCACCAGTTCAAACCACCTCTACAGATGCGAAACAAGAGGGGTCAAGATCCCAACCTTTTCTGTGAATTTCACAAAGACACGGGTCATCTAACTGACGATTGCTTCAGTTTAAAACAAGAGATAGAAAGGGCCCTGAGAGACGGAAAGCTTACTCATCTGGTAAAAGGCGGAAAGCGTGACTACCGCCAAATTCAACGAAGAGAAGAAGGACCGGACAACAAAAAGCTCCGGAAGTTAGAAACGCACATGGTTCAAGGGGGTCCGCGAAGGCCATGA